A genomic window from Candidatus Pelagisphaera phototrophica includes:
- a CDS encoding metal ABC transporter permease → MRGALPHAVSNGRKQRLAFSIFGILTTSAIGNAAKIGEISETSWTEQARDFLLLEEPVVRTAVLGTLLIGFCCGVLGSFLVVRKLSLLGDTLSHAVLPGVALGFLWNASKDPWAIFIGATAAGILGVALVGWIKQTTHLKEDSAMGMVLAGFYGLGICMTTMIQNMAMGNKSGLDKFFFGQAAALSGGDIQLLGTISILTVVLVLLFYKEFLAISFDTGFAQAIGMPVQVLHYALMALLAFAVVVSLQAVGVVLVSALLITPAAAAFLLTDRMHWMLILAAGFGMLSGVLGAFISYLSNNLPTGPLIVLGATLIFVLALFFGPRHGFLTKTLRRKRQRQRIALENTLKSVFYLCENSDFERKEFVVAELAVERNSNLPATEREICNLVKADMAEWIVDSNTPSMSGQAQFRLSKEGWYRACEIVRNHRLWELYLTNAASYESDHVHDDAEEIEHLIGEGIIKRLEDRLENPIHDPHGRLIPRRDQVIA, encoded by the coding sequence ATGAGAGGGGCATTGCCACACGCCGTTTCCAATGGCAGGAAGCAACGGCTTGCCTTCTCCATATTCGGAATCCTCACTACTTCCGCAATCGGTAACGCCGCCAAGATCGGGGAAATCTCGGAAACGAGCTGGACCGAGCAAGCTCGTGATTTTTTGTTGCTAGAAGAACCCGTGGTCCGAACAGCCGTTCTGGGAACACTTCTCATCGGATTTTGTTGCGGCGTCCTTGGCAGCTTCCTAGTGGTAAGAAAACTTTCCCTTCTCGGCGATACCCTTTCCCATGCGGTTCTGCCTGGGGTGGCTTTGGGTTTTCTCTGGAACGCCTCTAAGGACCCGTGGGCTATCTTTATTGGAGCTACCGCAGCGGGAATCCTCGGAGTGGCGCTTGTTGGCTGGATCAAACAGACGACTCACTTAAAAGAAGACAGCGCGATGGGAATGGTGCTCGCCGGATTCTATGGACTCGGCATTTGCATGACCACTATGATCCAAAATATGGCGATGGGAAACAAGTCTGGCCTGGACAAGTTTTTCTTCGGTCAGGCTGCCGCTCTCTCAGGTGGAGACATCCAACTGCTGGGCACCATTTCTATACTTACAGTCGTGTTGGTTCTACTATTCTATAAGGAGTTTCTAGCCATAAGCTTCGACACAGGTTTCGCTCAGGCCATTGGGATGCCCGTCCAAGTATTGCACTACGCACTAATGGCATTGCTAGCGTTCGCGGTTGTCGTATCGCTTCAAGCAGTCGGAGTCGTACTCGTTTCTGCATTACTGATAACTCCAGCCGCAGCCGCTTTCCTCTTAACCGATCGAATGCATTGGATGCTGATTCTCGCCGCGGGATTTGGAATGCTCTCGGGCGTTCTAGGTGCTTTCATTTCCTACCTATCGAACAACTTACCGACTGGGCCTCTCATCGTCCTCGGGGCAACGCTCATTTTCGTCCTCGCTCTTTTCTTTGGTCCACGGCACGGATTCCTCACCAAGACATTACGGCGAAAAAGACAAAGGCAGCGTATTGCATTGGAGAATACCCTCAAATCCGTATTCTACCTTTGTGAAAATTCCGACTTCGAGCGGAAGGAGTTCGTGGTTGCCGAACTGGCGGTCGAACGAAATTCAAACTTGCCCGCAACGGAAAGGGAAATCTGCAATCTCGTGAAAGCAGATATGGCTGAGTGGATCGTCGATTCGAATACCCCTTCGATGAGCGGTCAGGCCCAATTCAGACTATCCAAAGAAGGCTGGTATCGCGCCTGCGAAATCGTCCGTAACCATCGACTTTGGGAACTCTACTTGACCAATGCCGCTAGCTACGAGAGCGACCACGTTCATGACGACGCGGAAGAGATCGAGCACCTCATCGGCGAGGGAATCATCAAACGCCTAGAAGACCGACTCGAAAATCCGATCCACGATCCCCACGGACGTCTTATTCCCAGAAGGGATCAGGTAATTGCTTAA
- a CDS encoding metal ABC transporter ATP-binding protein yields MSALPANDPRLKSTLPLEIHDLTVAYTKRPVLYGIDLEVPQGSFVGVVGPNGAGKSTLIKAIMGLLPVASGWVEVFGEPFKKAVTRVGYVPQRESVDWDFPVNALDVVLMGRYGRLGPFKRPNKSDKNIAMACLEKVKMAPYAKRQISNLSGGQQQRVFLARALAQESDLYLMDEPFVGVDAATESAIIEILRELQSQGKTLIVVHHDLTTAPDYFDRILLLNMRVVAYGNTKDVFTFENLQNAYGGRLSILSEVALSRARKKAEGDTPEDLLR; encoded by the coding sequence ATGTCCGCCTTGCCCGCCAACGATCCTCGCCTAAAATCTACCCTTCCCTTGGAAATTCACGACCTAACGGTTGCGTACACCAAACGACCCGTTCTTTACGGAATCGATCTAGAGGTTCCCCAGGGTTCTTTTGTCGGCGTAGTCGGGCCCAACGGCGCCGGCAAGTCGACTCTAATAAAGGCCATCATGGGGTTGCTACCGGTTGCGAGTGGATGGGTTGAGGTTTTTGGAGAGCCCTTTAAGAAGGCGGTCACACGAGTGGGCTATGTGCCACAACGCGAGTCGGTCGATTGGGATTTTCCCGTAAACGCACTGGATGTCGTGCTCATGGGTCGATATGGACGTCTCGGCCCATTCAAACGTCCCAACAAATCGGACAAGAATATCGCCATGGCCTGTCTCGAGAAAGTGAAGATGGCTCCCTATGCTAAACGCCAAATTTCAAACCTCTCTGGCGGACAGCAGCAGAGGGTATTCCTCGCACGTGCACTGGCTCAAGAGAGCGACCTTTATTTGATGGACGAACCCTTCGTGGGCGTCGATGCGGCCACAGAGTCCGCGATAATTGAAATTCTACGGGAACTTCAGTCGCAGGGGAAGACGCTCATCGTCGTACATCATGACCTCACAACGGCCCCGGACTATTTCGATCGTATTCTACTTTTGAATATGCGAGTGGTGGCCTACGGAAACACCAAAGATGTTTTCACCTTTGAGAATCTCCAAAACGCCTATGGCGGTCGATTGAGTATCCTTTCAGAAGTCGCCTTGAGCCGGGCTCGCAAAAAAGCGGAAGGCGACACACCAGAGGATTTGCTGCGATGA
- a CDS encoding metal ABC transporter solute-binding protein, Zn/Mn family, with product MKSVPIFRLSALAVIFLLAVSGSLLKAKDKPLSIAATTTMVADLAESVAGEYATVTGLMGPGVDPHLYKATASDINTLQSADLILYNGLHLEGRLADILVKMGRRGKLVYAVTESIPEDKLLEPEEFQGHYDPHVWFDPRLWALCVDTVVAALSKADPIHDSEFEKRGESVRATYLSYYKWGQKYMAQVKPKERFLITSHDAYNYFGRAFDFTVIGVQGISTQSEAGLADIVKIGKFIKQKGIKAIFVESSVSPAAIRRISEDSGAKIGGELFSDAMGSKGHMGKAADGSSFDLGTYEGMVKGNITTIAEALK from the coding sequence ATGAAAAGTGTTCCTATTTTTAGGCTTTCAGCTTTGGCGGTGATTTTTCTGTTAGCGGTCTCCGGGTCCCTTTTGAAGGCAAAGGATAAGCCATTGAGCATTGCGGCAACAACGACTATGGTGGCTGATTTAGCAGAATCGGTCGCCGGTGAATACGCCACAGTCACTGGTCTGATGGGCCCAGGTGTAGACCCTCACCTCTATAAAGCGACCGCATCCGACATTAACACGCTGCAATCCGCAGATCTCATTCTGTACAACGGCCTTCATTTGGAAGGTCGGCTCGCTGACATTCTGGTCAAAATGGGACGCCGCGGAAAATTAGTCTATGCAGTAACCGAGAGCATCCCCGAGGACAAACTACTCGAGCCCGAAGAATTTCAAGGACACTACGATCCGCACGTGTGGTTCGACCCTAGGCTCTGGGCTCTTTGTGTCGATACCGTGGTGGCCGCCTTGTCCAAGGCCGATCCGATTCATGACTCTGAATTCGAGAAGCGCGGTGAATCCGTTCGAGCGACCTATTTGAGCTACTACAAGTGGGGTCAAAAATACATGGCCCAGGTCAAGCCCAAGGAACGGTTCCTAATTACGAGTCATGACGCCTACAACTACTTTGGCCGGGCCTTCGATTTTACCGTAATCGGCGTTCAAGGGATTTCCACCCAAAGCGAAGCAGGTCTGGCTGATATCGTGAAAATCGGCAAGTTCATCAAGCAAAAGGGAATCAAGGCAATATTCGTCGAGTCCAGCGTATCGCCCGCTGCAATACGCCGCATCAGCGAAGACTCTGGAGCCAAAATTGGTGGAGAGCTTTTTTCTGACGCAATGGGCTCCAAGGGACACATGGGAAAAGCAGCCGACGGCTCTTCTTTTGATCTCGGAACTTACGAGGGAATGGTCAAAGGCAATATCACTACGATTGCCGAGGCACTGAAGTAA
- a CDS encoding class I SAM-dependent methyltransferase, translating into MNLHQLQENFESLAAEDPLWTVLSDDAKRGGKWDLEEFYATGRTVIDDLESRLDKLGKPLGGGTAIDFGCGVGRLTFPLSQRFQTCYGIDISRSMVEFASTQKKRGPNCTFIENTTTRLHWLENASIDLIYSAIVFQHIAPRYTREYLKEFSRLLKPGGLLVFQLPSHLDPDYPENQKPFRLLKKRLFYKLKVLKQRIAKILPFIRSESFFEMNAIHRDRLAPFLHEQCSLEVLDQQDFPAAGLAWKSYLYIAQKGS; encoded by the coding sequence GTGAATCTCCATCAGCTACAAGAGAATTTCGAATCACTCGCGGCAGAAGACCCGCTATGGACGGTGCTGTCCGACGACGCCAAACGCGGCGGCAAGTGGGACTTGGAGGAATTCTACGCTACCGGTCGCACCGTGATTGACGATCTCGAATCTCGCTTGGACAAGCTAGGCAAACCCTTGGGTGGAGGCACGGCGATCGATTTTGGCTGCGGCGTGGGAAGGCTAACATTCCCTTTGTCCCAGCGATTCCAAACCTGTTACGGAATCGATATTTCCCGCAGCATGGTCGAATTCGCTTCCACTCAAAAAAAACGAGGACCTAACTGTACATTTATCGAGAATACCACTACACGACTCCATTGGCTTGAGAACGCATCGATCGATCTAATATATTCCGCGATCGTGTTCCAGCATATCGCTCCTCGCTATACGCGGGAATACCTCAAGGAATTCAGCCGACTTCTGAAACCTGGTGGGCTTCTCGTTTTTCAACTCCCCAGCCATCTCGACCCGGATTATCCCGAAAACCAGAAACCATTCCGGCTTTTAAAGAAGCGTCTCTTCTACAAACTGAAAGTACTCAAACAGCGAATAGCGAAAATTCTCCCGTTTATTCGCAGCGAATCATTTTTCGAGATGAACGCCATTCACCGAGATCGGTTGGCACCTTTTTTGCATGAGCAGTGCAGCCTCGAAGTGTTGGATCAACAAGATTTTCCGGCAGCGGGTCTTGCTTGGAAGAGCTATCTCTATATCGCACAGAAGGGGTCCTAA
- a CDS encoding TrmH family RNA methyltransferase: MPKPNLGINSTLPKTGGGNAPMLDAEVISSLQNARIKNLVKLRNRRPRDRQKVFIAEGYRAISRALEKGSVPEEVYFSPDWFLGENEPTLLAEAKEKGATLFELTKIAFEKVAYRDRPEGILAVFNQWSHYLDELKLSNPPFLLIAESIEKPGNLGTILRSADAAGVDAVICCDPVTDLFNPNVVRSSTGVLFSMPTVMTSSLETIKWLTNNCIQAVATTPNTQTYHTEVDMTGPIAIVMGSEQFGLSETWLNACQKQARIPMAGQADSLNVAMATLVTLFEAVRQRNLA; this comes from the coding sequence ATGCCCAAACCAAACTTGGGCATAAACTCAACTCTGCCCAAAACCGGTGGGGGTAACGCACCCATGCTAGACGCTGAAGTCATTTCCAGTCTCCAAAACGCTCGTATCAAGAACTTGGTCAAGCTGCGCAACCGCCGGCCCCGAGATCGCCAGAAGGTATTTATCGCTGAGGGATATCGGGCAATTAGCCGGGCACTGGAAAAAGGGAGTGTACCTGAAGAGGTCTATTTTTCTCCCGATTGGTTCCTTGGGGAGAACGAGCCGACTCTTCTTGCGGAAGCAAAAGAGAAAGGAGCCACGCTGTTTGAACTGACGAAGATTGCTTTCGAGAAAGTTGCCTACCGCGACCGGCCCGAGGGAATCCTTGCCGTATTCAATCAATGGAGCCATTACCTCGATGAGCTTAAGTTGAGCAATCCCCCATTCCTATTGATCGCTGAATCGATAGAGAAACCGGGAAACCTTGGCACTATATTGCGTTCGGCCGATGCTGCTGGTGTAGACGCAGTAATATGCTGTGATCCCGTGACCGACCTTTTCAACCCCAATGTAGTCCGCTCTTCTACAGGCGTACTTTTCTCCATGCCTACTGTCATGACCTCCTCTCTGGAGACGATCAAATGGCTTACCAATAATTGTATTCAGGCAGTTGCGACAACCCCGAACACGCAAACCTACCACACCGAAGTCGATATGACTGGACCTATCGCCATCGTTATGGGCAGCGAGCAGTTTGGGTTGTCTGAGACTTGGCTGAACGCATGCCAGAAACAGGCCCGTATTCCCATGGCTGGCCAGGCAGACTCCTTGAACGTTGCCATGGCTACCCTGGTAACGCTCTTCGAAGCTGTGCGGCAACGCAACCTCGCCTAG
- a CDS encoding thermonuclease family protein, with protein sequence MLMALLSIAALAVLAVYFVLNQKNETQERIGTVKEILNKDALFVDFDDRRSNVVKLFGLKMASEREMLDEQIFDLLYNEVKGKRIRVKPVRVDTGEILVSEIYLMADEYLNEILIRQGFARWNPSEAANDRRLSEAQEMAKMHDQGVWNPTVKQLAAEESHEAESYEQEIEGDSAEEGDRAESESFVSADSEANRERIATGAEAKPHLE encoded by the coding sequence ATGCTAATGGCACTTCTATCCATTGCGGCGCTAGCGGTTCTCGCGGTGTATTTCGTTCTGAATCAAAAGAATGAGACGCAGGAGCGCATAGGGACCGTTAAAGAGATCCTAAACAAGGATGCGCTTTTCGTGGATTTCGATGATCGCCGATCCAACGTGGTAAAGTTGTTTGGTTTGAAGATGGCCAGCGAAAGAGAAATGCTTGATGAGCAGATTTTCGATCTCCTTTACAATGAAGTGAAAGGAAAACGGATCCGGGTGAAACCCGTACGCGTGGACACGGGGGAGATTCTAGTTTCGGAGATCTACTTGATGGCAGACGAATACCTGAATGAGATTTTGATCCGCCAGGGATTCGCTCGTTGGAATCCGTCTGAAGCCGCTAATGACCGTCGACTGTCCGAAGCCCAGGAAATGGCGAAGATGCATGATCAAGGCGTGTGGAACCCCACCGTTAAGCAGTTGGCAGCAGAAGAAAGCCACGAAGCGGAATCTTATGAGCAAGAGATTGAGGGCGATTCTGCAGAAGAGGGCGATCGGGCTGAAAGCGAGTCTTTCGTATCGGCTGATTCGGAAGCCAATCGCGAAAGGATTGCTACTGGGGCTGAAGCGAAACCGCATCTCGAATAG
- a CDS encoding GIY-YIG nuclease family protein: MGSTQDVEKRLERHNSGIVYSTKCIGFPLKLIAYRTFDSNAESPAVEVMLKHWRNLAKATAFLSETI; the protein is encoded by the coding sequence ATTGGCTCGACCCAAGATGTTGAGAAGCGACTCGAACGGCACAACTCAGGAATAGTCTACTCCACGAAGTGTATCGGATTTCCGCTGAAATTGATCGCATATCGCACATTCGACTCCAACGCCGAATCCCCAGCCGTTGAAGTGATGCTCAAACACTGGAGGAATTTAGCGAAAGCGACAGCTTTTCTGAGTGAAACAATTTAG
- a CDS encoding glycoside hydrolase family 5 protein: MTGNKTIKAIAIIALGLATQLIEANPKLAFWDEQRKGANGGAEDGSPEWFEAAHTTGIEYIRLSPTSMKSDSRDFLMGDADAFFGIPERDLEMLVEVLDRADEAGIKIVLTTFSLPGHRWRQHNDMEFDFRLWNDHAFQDQAMAFWQELAFELKDHPAIVGYNIVNEPHPEREAGFEGDKAVGFEQWLRNNEGGIADLNRFYVQMFAAIRSVDSLTPIMVDSRFHANPAGFATLKPIEDEAVLYSFHYYEPWIFTTFRVNKGRFAYPDRMPTGHGDETESWTIENIALLMKPVRDWADKHGIPANRIHFAEFGCGRKVEGAQQYLSDVISLANKENWHWAFYSFRAGGWDSMNYELGMQKLNWKQWEAIEAGTQGYSDFIIEGENLLWEIFEREFEPK, encoded by the coding sequence ATGACTGGTAACAAGACAATAAAAGCAATCGCGATTATTGCTCTCGGTTTGGCAACTCAGCTTATCGAAGCGAATCCTAAACTCGCATTTTGGGACGAGCAGAGAAAGGGAGCTAATGGCGGTGCAGAAGATGGATCGCCCGAATGGTTCGAAGCTGCGCACACGACAGGAATCGAGTACATCCGTTTGAGCCCAACCAGCATGAAGTCGGATAGCCGTGATTTTTTGATGGGAGATGCGGACGCGTTTTTTGGGATTCCGGAGCGAGATTTGGAAATGCTGGTCGAAGTGCTGGATCGGGCGGATGAAGCAGGTATCAAGATTGTGCTGACGACTTTCAGCTTGCCTGGGCACCGCTGGCGTCAGCACAACGACATGGAATTCGATTTTCGCTTGTGGAACGACCACGCGTTTCAGGACCAGGCGATGGCATTCTGGCAGGAGCTAGCGTTTGAACTAAAGGATCACCCGGCAATCGTTGGCTACAACATTGTCAACGAACCCCATCCGGAAAGAGAAGCGGGGTTTGAGGGCGATAAAGCAGTTGGATTTGAGCAGTGGTTGCGAAACAATGAAGGCGGCATCGCTGACTTGAACCGTTTCTACGTCCAAATGTTTGCTGCCATCCGAAGTGTTGATTCGCTTACGCCGATCATGGTCGACAGTCGGTTTCATGCGAATCCTGCCGGCTTTGCCACCTTGAAGCCGATCGAGGACGAAGCGGTTTTGTATTCCTTTCACTACTATGAACCGTGGATTTTCACGACCTTTCGAGTGAATAAGGGACGCTTTGCCTATCCGGACCGAATGCCGACTGGGCACGGTGATGAGACCGAATCTTGGACGATTGAGAATATCGCATTGCTAATGAAGCCCGTGCGTGATTGGGCGGATAAGCACGGGATTCCAGCCAACCGGATCCATTTTGCCGAATTCGGCTGCGGTCGAAAAGTGGAAGGGGCGCAGCAGTACCTTTCGGACGTGATTAGCCTGGCCAACAAAGAGAACTGGCACTGGGCCTTCTACTCCTTCCGGGCTGGCGGATGGGATAGCATGAACTACGAGCTAGGTATGCAAAAATTGAATTGGAAACAGTGGGAGGCTATCGAAGCCGGGACCCAAGGATACAGCGATTTTATTATCGAAGGCGAAAACCTGCTTTGGGAAATATTCGAGCGGGAGTTCGAACCGAAGTAG
- a CDS encoding PQQ-dependent sugar dehydrogenase encodes MISLAVIAAALIYGLLVGKYEIFPYKNIKNIYKEIRVRNIIPDLRKTLDPPAFNGMIETNLLRFKKLLSNSANPGNLAGSGGGICEVFGRVIGVDSQGQFFEYKKGGDISALDISLPNNYASFESYLSQVPDAENDWRGEHIRKYFRVLGIRAKDFDGSAHIFVTYSFWHEEQKSKSIRVARLVLKDFQDYSAAVESVSSDRWEVLYDSSPLIPFSLKIGASWEVPFNTNHSGGGMALDGENHLIVGIGDHNYDGIYNVPAPQDDVSSYGKIVRINLTTLESSQLVKGVRNPQGIFFDRYKNLWFTDQGPKGGDELNLVETNANYGWPLVTYGTQYFEHQWPLNKKQGRHEGFVGPIFAWVPSIAISGGIEIKDSPIQWDGDLLVTSLVAAQLLRLRLVDGKVKLVEPIDLGYRVRDLLQMSDGTFLIWTDTTAFIELTPSDNEIKKDLFAGLVSDQDKQLKFRELMSACRQCHSFIGNFDKNKLSLWHVVGREIASTGYRGYSDALKAHRGSWTKDNLRAFLRDSSQFAPGTSMPSSRINDEEMLDLVVAFLERLQ; translated from the coding sequence TTGATCAGCTTAGCTGTTATCGCTGCTGCCTTGATATATGGACTATTAGTCGGTAAATATGAGATTTTTCCTTATAAAAATATCAAAAATATATATAAGGAAATTCGTGTCCGAAACATAATTCCGGATCTTCGAAAAACGCTCGATCCACCCGCCTTTAATGGGATGATCGAGACCAACTTACTCCGATTTAAAAAGTTGCTTTCTAATTCCGCCAACCCAGGGAATTTGGCTGGCTCTGGCGGGGGTATTTGTGAAGTTTTTGGCCGGGTAATTGGTGTCGACAGTCAGGGCCAATTTTTCGAGTATAAAAAAGGTGGGGACATTAGCGCTTTAGATATTTCACTACCGAACAACTATGCTTCGTTTGAATCCTACTTATCTCAAGTACCAGATGCAGAAAATGACTGGCGCGGCGAACATATCCGAAAATATTTCAGAGTCCTCGGCATTAGAGCGAAGGATTTCGACGGCTCCGCGCATATCTTCGTTACGTATTCCTTTTGGCATGAAGAGCAGAAATCAAAATCAATTCGCGTGGCTCGACTAGTACTAAAAGATTTTCAAGATTATTCTGCCGCTGTAGAAAGCGTTTCATCAGACCGTTGGGAGGTCTTATATGATAGCAGCCCACTAATTCCCTTTTCCCTCAAAATCGGCGCCTCCTGGGAGGTGCCCTTTAATACGAATCACTCCGGCGGAGGAATGGCACTCGACGGCGAGAACCACTTGATTGTCGGAATCGGAGATCACAATTACGATGGTATTTACAACGTTCCAGCTCCTCAAGATGATGTCAGCAGCTACGGCAAGATCGTCAGAATTAATCTTACAACTCTCGAAAGTAGTCAACTGGTCAAAGGGGTGAGAAACCCACAAGGAATATTTTTCGATCGCTATAAAAACCTTTGGTTCACCGATCAGGGTCCCAAGGGAGGCGACGAGCTTAATCTTGTCGAAACCAATGCCAATTACGGCTGGCCATTGGTGACATATGGCACTCAATATTTTGAACACCAATGGCCACTTAACAAGAAACAAGGTCGTCATGAAGGATTTGTGGGCCCCATTTTTGCATGGGTCCCCTCTATCGCAATTTCAGGTGGTATAGAAATTAAGGACTCTCCGATTCAATGGGACGGAGACCTGCTCGTAACATCTCTGGTCGCAGCACAGCTGTTAAGACTGCGACTTGTTGATGGGAAAGTAAAACTTGTTGAGCCCATAGATCTGGGCTATCGAGTGAGAGATCTTTTGCAGATGAGCGATGGCACTTTTCTAATTTGGACAGACACCACGGCTTTTATTGAGCTGACGCCCAGTGACAATGAAATAAAAAAAGATCTCTTTGCAGGTTTGGTTTCTGATCAGGATAAACAGCTGAAGTTCAGAGAGTTAATGAGTGCTTGTCGACAATGCCATAGCTTCATTGGTAATTTCGATAAAAATAAATTGTCACTATGGCATGTTGTCGGTCGGGAAATAGCTTCTACAGGCTATCGAGGCTATTCAGATGCCCTTAAAGCTCACCGTGGTAGCTGGACCAAAGACAATCTTCGAGCTTTCTTGCGCGATTCATCGCAATTTGCTCCCGGTACGAGCATGCCGAGTTCACGAATAAACGATGAGGAAATGTTAGACTTAGTCGTTGCCTTTTTGGAACGATTGCAATGA
- a CDS encoding sulfatase: MSSNFSIFAHIQTTILFLVSAVFASAADKANVLLLLVDDLKPTLGCYGDEVAVSPNIDRLAAMGMRFDLAYCNQSVCMASRYNLLLGSRSSSTGFYSFGTQFREVYPDAITLPQHFTNHGYVAHSMGKVFHIGHGNTNDDASWSVPHLKDKVIEYLVPESNYRQLTREEALFTNEFSKPIRSLPRGAAWESPDVLDEAYADGRIATHAIDRLRSLSQDSDQPFFLAVGFVRPHLPFSAPKKYWDMYDRDSLPMPEFEEAPEGAPEFAVKRGGEITAFKPVPTDTVVFQDDLKRDLIHGYYASVSYMDAQLGRVLDELEKLGLDDNTIILLWGDHGWHLGDHGSWTKHSNHEQANRIPIIIYAPGVTKSGTSTLQLAETVDIYPTLSSLAGLPQPAAPQPIDGVDLTPVLEKPKKRIREYAYHAYNRRGYLGRAIRTERYRLVQWEPHSVGKTEYELYDYEKDPLETRNFADSKPDVLARMIKLLDQEPTAKKQVEKRQR, encoded by the coding sequence ATGTCTAGTAACTTTTCGATCTTTGCCCACATCCAGACAACTATCCTATTTCTTGTTTCTGCCGTGTTCGCTTCTGCGGCCGACAAAGCGAACGTGCTGCTCCTTCTGGTAGACGACCTGAAACCGACTTTGGGGTGCTATGGAGACGAGGTCGCCGTCAGCCCGAACATAGACCGGCTGGCAGCGATGGGAATGCGATTCGATTTAGCTTACTGCAATCAATCTGTCTGCATGGCGTCGCGTTACAATTTGTTGCTGGGTAGCCGGTCTTCGTCGACAGGATTCTATTCGTTTGGGACCCAGTTTCGCGAGGTATATCCGGATGCGATTACGTTGCCCCAGCATTTCACCAATCATGGCTATGTGGCCCATTCCATGGGGAAGGTGTTTCATATCGGTCACGGCAATACAAACGATGATGCCTCCTGGAGTGTGCCGCACCTAAAGGACAAAGTGATCGAGTATTTGGTACCGGAAAGCAATTATCGTCAGCTGACCCGGGAAGAGGCGCTCTTCACAAATGAGTTCAGCAAACCGATCCGCAGCCTGCCGCGTGGAGCAGCCTGGGAAAGTCCTGACGTACTCGATGAAGCCTATGCCGATGGACGGATTGCCACTCATGCTATTGACCGTCTGCGTTCGCTATCCCAGGATTCGGATCAGCCCTTTTTCCTCGCCGTAGGATTCGTGCGTCCCCATTTGCCTTTTTCAGCACCCAAAAAGTATTGGGATATGTATGACAGGGATTCTTTGCCAATGCCGGAGTTTGAGGAGGCTCCGGAAGGAGCACCGGAGTTTGCCGTCAAAAGAGGAGGGGAGATAACGGCTTTCAAGCCCGTCCCAACGGATACGGTTGTTTTTCAGGATGATCTTAAGCGTGACTTGATACACGGCTACTATGCGAGTGTCAGCTACATGGATGCTCAGTTGGGTAGAGTGCTAGACGAACTAGAGAAGCTCGGGCTCGATGATAATACGATCATCCTTCTGTGGGGAGATCATGGATGGCACTTGGGAGATCATGGATCTTGGACGAAACACTCGAATCATGAGCAAGCGAATCGGATCCCCATCATCATTTATGCACCAGGTGTAACTAAATCAGGGACAAGTACGCTTCAACTAGCGGAAACCGTGGATATTTATCCGACCTTGTCGTCCCTGGCCGGGCTTCCTCAACCGGCAGCTCCGCAGCCAATTGATGGAGTGGATTTGACCCCGGTTCTTGAAAAACCAAAAAAACGTATACGTGAGTATGCCTACCATGCGTACAACAGAAGAGGCTACTTGGGAAGAGCGATAAGAACGGAGCGTTATCGCCTGGTCCAATGGGAGCCTCATTCTGTCGGGAAGACCGAGTATGAGCTTTACGATTACGAGAAGGATCCCTTGGAGACCAGAAATTTCGCAGATTCCAAACCGGATGTTCTCGCACGCATGATTAAGCTTTTAGACCAAGAACCTACGGCCAAGAAGCAAGTAGAGAAAAGACAGAGGTAG